A genomic segment from Montipora foliosa isolate CH-2021 chromosome 9, ASM3666993v2, whole genome shotgun sequence encodes:
- the LOC137971738 gene encoding uncharacterized protein, which translates to MALHSYTWLSTAIHSPPQLYIALHSYTWLSTAMQSPTKLYIALHTIHSSTQLNIALHSYTWLSTAIHSPPQLYVALHSYT; encoded by the exons atggccctccacagctatacatggttgtccacagctatacatagccctcCACAGTTATATatagccctccacagctatacatggctcTCCACAGCAATGCAGAGCCCCACCAAGTTATACATAGCGCTACATA ctatacatagctcTACACAGTTAAACATAGCCCTACACAGTTATACATGGCTCTCtacagctatacatagccctccacagctatacgtggccctccacagctatacatga
- the LOC137971739 gene encoding uncharacterized protein, translating to MVLHSYAWTSTAIHSPTQLSIALHSYTWLSTSMHSPPQLYIPSTAIHSPTQLSIALHSYTWLSSAMHSHTQLYIALHSYTWPSTAIHRSSQPCIALHSYIDYE from the exons ATGGTTCTCCACAGCTATGCATGgacctccacagctatacatagccctACACAGTTATCTatagccctccacagctatacatggctcTCCACATCTATGCATAGCCCTCCACAGTTATATata CCCTCCACGGCTATACATAGCCCTACACAGTTGTCTatagccctccacagctatacatggctcTCCTCAGCTATGCATAGCCATACACAGTTATACATAGCCCTACACAGTtatacatggccctccacagctatacatagatCTTCACAGCCATGCATAGCCCTTCACAGCTATATAGACTACGAGTAA